A window of Quercus robur chromosome 12, dhQueRobu3.1, whole genome shotgun sequence genomic DNA:
TCGAACACTTTTCCCTATTGCACAGTCCACTGACGTCTTGTATACCTTTTTTCAGCCAAATAAACTTGCGGAGCAATTTTGTTGCTTGGCTAACGCATACCCATCGCTTTAACGTTGCAGAGCAATGAGTATTGTCccgaaagagagaaaattgtcCCGAAACTATATAATTAGGGCCTAATGACAGATTAAAATCAGTGACTTCTTCGATTTTCTCATCCACAATAAGAAACCATTAATGGGCCATCGTGCCTAAATGAGTACACATGCAAACAGTGGGCATAATACAATGCAGTCATCTTGccaatgaaaatttaaaaaaaaaaaaaaaaaaaaaaattgagaaaagaaatcttacttAGAAGTCAGAACTTTGAAGTCTCTTCTTTCTCGTATAAGAATGTGAAGGATGAGGTTTTGGGTTTAAAATCTAGTGTACTAAGTGTTAGcctcttaaataaataaaggaaaaaaataaaaaattcaatgaagTAATCCAGGGAATAAACTAAGTAATTAAGATCCCACGCACATGCTAGCTCAAGGCGTGCATTATTGATTATACCAATGGATTTGTTAGGAGATGGCAGCAGTATTGACTAGACAAGTTTCAATTCAAGGACCACTGATAGAATcacagagaaaaataaaaagattctAATAAGAAATTACGGCAAAGGCATCATCAATAATTAGTACAAAATACTCCACACACTGTTCCTTTTTTGGGTAAGTTCCACAAATACTTTCAAGCTAATTAATACAGAACTAAATATGAGTGCAAAGCTTCATCTCTCATATCTAATTGTTGCTTAATTTAAAGGTTATGAAAAGCAATCCTTTCAGAGCTTCCCCCCACAAGTCTGGAGAGATTGTTTTGCATAAGCTGTAAACTTAACAACAAAGAAGACATTAGAGATGTGTAGCTTTGTGGCACTCATTTCCACAAGCACTCCTCGATATAACTTCATTTCTTAAGATGAGGGAAACATGCATAAACATCAGATTTGGGGTGTTTTGCCTCAGCATGTTCCCTGCACTTCACCTCTGATGTGGTGCAAATGAATGTCTGCATGCAAACTTTGCACTGCAATCAACACCAACCATGAAtcagaaaccaaaaaataaaataaaataaaatttcggATGGAAAAGATGCAAAATGTGCACTCTCTAATTGTAATCACCTTTAAAAGCTTCTTGGTCATCAATGCAACATCAATGAATTCAATACTGTTGTATCAAAATCTTCATGTTGTTAAAGGGATGGGTCTATCCGCTGATTTGTTTGAAcagaatatataaaattcagaACTTATAATCATCACAATACATGTAACTAAATGTTAAAAGGATCCTGTGCGCAAAGCTAAAGTTTTGTTATGGAGCAAAAGTTGAACTGACATTTTGAGACAACCCAAAGTTATTGGGAATTTATTCCAGAGAATACCAAGAACACCATTACAAAACTTGAACTGATAAATGGTTCAAGCTAAAATCTTGTTATGGAGAAAAAGTTGAACTCACATTTTGAGACAACCTAAAGTTATTGGGTATTTATTCCAAAGAATAAAACATTTTGTACGGATCAACTGTCTTATGGCAAGCAAGACCAAGGGTCAGAGACATGCCCTAGGCACTTTATGCCCCTATTCTACTTGCACCTCACAGTTGGAATCCAAATTATTAGAAAGCTCAGGCTGAACCTTAGATCATAATTCATCCAACTATTTCTTAGTCAGCCATAGACAACTGAATTCTAATGCTTATAGAAGAAGACCTTCTATGGTGCCATGAATCATTTCTTTCTCCCAGAGAGGTTATATGCTTCAACAgggtcaatattttttttccccacaaatCTTAAGGTATACAGTATACTCAGCGCtacatcatttaaaataaattatttgatgtgataaattttcaaataacttGGTACCATGCAAACAGTAAACAGATAGATTCATgaattagaaagaaaatgaagagaatcTTGATCCAGCTGCAAGTACTTTCACAAACTCTTAGACCACAATCCTTTTCCCATATGGATTTAGATCCTACCTATTTGCCTTGACATTAAGAGGGTCAATTCTTTGGGAATATTTAGTTTTTCAcaaatacaacaacaaaaaccaagCATCCAAGCcatagtcccaaaattttagtGTCGATTATGGATTTTCAACAGATCGACCACATTATTCTTTTCCTCGACTTGAATCAACTCATCCTCCCTCACTAGTGCATTTTACACGTGACCAAACGATCTCAAGCACTCTCCCTCATCTAAATTCTTtattccttattttttaaaagtaaagcTTAAAGTTCATGGAAGTAATTCCGTAtgagaaaaaccaagaaacaaTCGGAAACAGGGTTACAAAAATCATAATCAGAAGCCCAATTTTAGtattaaattacaataaatattgTTTAAGGCTATAAAATCAAGCCCAAAGAATTTACCTGGATAGACATAGCCTTCTTGTTCGACTCAAGCTGACTACCTGCGCAGAGATCagacaaattatcaaataaaaaaccaagTAAGACAACTTATGAATGCTAagaaattataacaaaatacaAAAGTGTCGGGCTTCTAGTTACTTGGGACCTGGGAATTTTATTCTAAAACCTTCTTCAGTTAAACTGATCTTACTACAACTATGGACTTATACATACATGGtagtaaaacaaaaaagaaccaGTTATGCTTTTGTTGTTGTCCtcgaaaaaaaaccaaaaaaaaaaaaaaaaaacctttgttgCCCTTTTGCTTCTCCGAGTTTCTCTCACGAGCCATCTTGGACTTCTGACCATTGCCTCCACCCATAGTtgctacttcttcttcttcttctttgtgaTAGGAGAAAAGAAATTCACAGAGCAGAAGCTAAACAAAGGTACCCAAatgtgaaagaaagaagaaaactgTCTGTGTTAGAAATAACGAGGAAATTTCCTCAGGGTGATGACCTTTATATATGAACCCCACAGCCACAGTGGGAGCCAGAAAAGACTAAAGAGAgcaaaatgaaaatcaatatGAAAAAGATAATGGTCTTGGAACGAGACACGTGTAATCTGACGTTGgcgttttttttctttttttttttttaaaatccgAAATTTGTTGCAACTTTATTTAGAAATAGATTCATAAAtgttaaataacaaattttattttgaattcgaAAAgataattcctaaaatttaggattttttttttccttcaggtttaaaaaagaaattacagttacTATTTacctctaaattttattatttttatttgtttaaaaaaaaaattctaaattataatagatgtaaattattaatctttactaaaaaaatagaaaagtttttGAGTACGTGTAAACCATGCTTAGAGGCTAGTGACATTATAATGGGATGGCTGAGAATTAAGCTTCACATTTTTGCTTCAAAAGGACAAAATCATATTgtctaaattattaattaacctTCTAAACTTTGATGTAATTTCAATTCagataactttttctttttaaatgatgGGCTCAGGAGATAACTTCCTCACCCCCCATTTTCTCACTCCACTCCTAATCAAACACTATTCTTCccatttttctctttcccttaTTTTCTCTCCTCACTTCACATCAATCAAAGTACCAAAAGGACCCTTAAATTTCAATATGAACTTTTTGTCCAATTCACACCGTTAAGTCCATCAAATGACAttgttttgaaaagtaaaaaaagatacTAAAACTAATTATGAGATTGGACAAATTATGAACGGAAtgactaaattaaaaatatatcaaagCTAAAGACcggaataaataaataaataaaaaaaaaacttaaaaagactAAATTTAAGGGTCAAAATTAAAgggtttaaattataatttaaccaataatattttaatttttataaattttagggTGAAACTTAGGTACTTTTATATACTTTAAGTTTTTcagttaaatttaaaattatgattgCGTCACAACcaatgttatttttgtaattaaattcaacacaatcatgtgttttaatttaattgaagaacTTAAAGCGttatacctaaattttgtcataaaTCTTATTGAATGAATTTTGTATTCTAGAACTCAATTATATGGTTATAGTGTATACTGTCTATTTGCCCTTTTGTTTTTAAACCAAGTTAAAAAGTCCATTATAATCTATTTCAAAGTGATCCCCTTGAGTCCACCCCGCCCCCCAACTCAAACTCCAAGCTCTTAAAAGGCTTGGGGAGAGAGAGATGCCATTTCgccaaaataaaagtaaaaagttcTTAGTAGAAGTGtatccatttattttaaaatgagtgaattgaattattattatcaacattaattaaatactattatcattttaatatttgtttaaattattgatCACGTGCAAAATCTATTAAAACTCTAAAGAATGCTAATTAGATTTAgtcatataatttattttcttttctattttgggTAAAGTCATagagtacttttttttaacgAATGGAAAATATTGTACTCCTAAATAAGAATGAAACATTAAAGTTCAGCAAACCAACAGAAATACCATAACAATTAAGAATTATAATATACATACACAATACAACacaatggcaaaaaaaaaaaaaaaacaccatggCACGCAAGTTGCAAAAAGACCATCAATCCAAAACAACAATACCACAGCAGTGCACTAACAACAAAGAGTCAAATAGATCagttaataataaaactttGAATGCTTAGCATCAAAATTCAAACATCAAACATCCCaagatgaatataattttttttatccattaTAGTTATCGAATTATGAATTTTACTCCCGTCTCCTAATAGTATTTATTTATGACATCAATTAGAtcaatttttagattaaaaagaaaagaaaaggttaacGAATACTCCGAGAACATTTGTCTTAATaaaatccttttaaaaaaaaaggagtttacTCTTGAACTTAGTCTCGATTGGCTCGAGAAAGAAATGTTTTTTGGGTAAAGAATTTGACAATATAGTGGAGTAATCCTTATCCTATCCATACCTAGCTAAAGACAACTTATTTCtttaattactaaattaatttaataagaatgagaaaaaatggATGAACATATAATAATTGTTAGGGAGATACTTGCGATCATTATCCATATTTTATTATTGGCAACATGCTTAATCAGTATCTTAATCCTTTCTTTTGAGGGGCCATTTGATTTGCTATAATGTGTCCTTGATGTGATGTACATTACGATGATGTGACAttaaattttatgatttattttattttttctaatattaccataatttaaaattacaaaatatatcacatcatcttaatctctttactttcctttttttttttttggagaatgatCTCTTTACTTTCCTAAGCAATGTAatgttgtatttttatattaaaattacattaatgtaagattACAGAATAATGTAACATTACGACGAACCAAACACTCCTTTTTAATGGCATTCTAATTTCTacccattttgttttgttgggtttgtgttcaTCCTAAGTCGTAATCATGCCTTGGATTATCTGCAAATGCACATGCCCATGCCGTGCTTAATTATGATCAAATCCTGTCTACTATTCATAGTGCTGAGTGCACGAGCAGGAACAAAAATAGCTGGAGCTCACTATAATTTTGTGGTGACCATTTAGTGTTCGTAATTGATGGGCCCTATACAACTCATAAAGAAATTAATGGCTCAGGAAAAAAGCCGAATCAGCTTCCCATTTTTATAATGAGTCGTTGTTGGGTGGTAGTTTAGAAACTACAGCACTAATAAATTACCGAATGCCGTATACATTAATTAATACATTATGGATATGCATTGAACATGCACCCTTCTTATTTTTGTTCGAGGCCTATCACCCTATTAACTTATAATTTAGCTTGttgaactattttttttgtcaaatttgtgGATCTCAGTCTATCAACTCTATCTTATTTTGGGCTCTATTTAGTCTGTtggactttttttcttttttttttcaaacttgaaGACCTTAGTCCATCAACTCTATCCTATTCTAAGCTCTTGTTGATGCTAATAAGCATGTTCCTCgtcatcttccttttatttataCTCTTGAATATTATCATTATttgctaaataataataataatatgcacACTCTTTAGTTCTCATCTGTCCGTGTCTATGTGTCTTACTATATTTCTATGGACAtgaatttagttttaaaaaaaattataatttttatcatggaaagaaaaatatcattttttttaattgtataggTACATGTATCTCCCGTCTATGACTTTTTTAGGCATTGATTACTTAATGTATAGGTGCTGCTAGTGCTATGGTCATGCTTGGGCAAGGTTTTCCACAACTTATTGCTCtctaccttttctttttggtaaggaaaataaattttattggtTGGATTTCTTAATGGTCTCTCATACTAGTCTAGAGGTCAACTTTAAGAAATCAACTTAACGAGGGactctttaaaattaaaatcattcaTGGGACAAAATTAAGctcaatattattttaattcttaGTTTTGAGTTTAGATAAAATTAAATGCAACtcttttgtgaaaaaaaaaaaatgcaacttaaAATCAAACATTTGAGATCTCTTAAAGTAGGGCCGGTTCAAGACAATTTGAGGATTAAAgtgataatattaaaaaatatatacagtATTTAAATGCTGGGCTTTAGGGCCTATTTCACTATGAAATGGACCCTTTCCTTTGCTTTGAAATTGAGAAGATCGTTATCCAAATTGGCTTTTGAGAGTCTTttctattaatttatttattctctcaTTCCTATTTTGAGCCGAAGACTCGTCATTATAGAAGGTGGCGAAAAAGTAGATAATGTAAGGCCCATGTTGAAAATGACTGGGTCAAGGAGAAGTGGACTTTTCACCTCATAGTTTTAACTAAGGCTCTAATGTTACAAATGGACCTCAAACCTCATAGTATCATATCTGAGCCCAAACCCAACTGAAACCAATATCCGTACGTTCTGGATTCCTTTAATTTCAAtacattcaaagtttcaaactcaGCCCAAAAAGAGAGAATGGAAAGGGTAtaaggataaagtttagctagtttttcttccaaACTTACTACTTAATGATTTGTAaaactattctctctctctctctctctctctctcaagatttttttatttttatttattttatttatttttttatacaatatagaaattcaattctaacataatttaagtgtatacaGGGATGGAGTCAGGACTTGTAGTCAGAGGAGGCGACTCTGCTGCTAGCTGTATGCGGCTACTCCGACCTTTGAGTCTACTGCTTTATTACTaaggatttttgtttaaaattttttaaatggccaAGTTGTTTGTTCTGGGTAAAATAGATTGattgggtttaatttttttagtttattattggtaatttttgttattgggctaatttttttggccttgtatattttgttttagatttaatctattaattttttatgtcctttaaaaggtgaaaaatgctaaaactacatattttttacaaattgctaatgtggtaAGTGGTTTTTGATAACTAAAAAGTGATGTAAGTGTACAAACCAAAAAGAATTTGCTACCTCAATAGTTTGtataaatgttgtaaaaaagtttttGGCTATAACATTACTCTCAAAAGAATTGATGGCATAATTAAGGGGGGagaaatgtaattttattaaacaaaattgctaaaattagtacctattaatatagtaattttttttttttttaaatttagggggggccattgcccccctaGTCCAATAACAGCTCCGTCCAtgagtgtatatgtgtgtgaaagttctctcctagagacttgaatatCGGCTCTTTCCCTCACACCttacaagcatttatacttgtggagtgaccatcacaccaaaGGTGTGCGGTGGTCTCGCTCTCTCAAGAGTTATAAAACTAttcatgtgtattatttaaacaagtcatatgactcattaaaaaagtcACGCgactaaaattatacataaatagtCTCTTTAATTGCcacataatatattatttagatGTTTTCGGTTAATGTATGTTCTTAGGGCACATATTAACcatctattttaagaaattttttataaaaaattgaaaaaacggtcaaaaaaattaataacttttttcataaaaagtttttaaaatggtttactaatatAAGCTCTAAAAGCATACGTTAGTAAAAACCCTATTAAGATAGCTCCAAAttgatttaaagctaaaattttgtcaagctagaatatattaaaatttagtatATTCTAATCATCTTTCATAATTTTCtcctctactctctctctctctctctctccaaattaggGTTACATTAAATatctttttgagagagtttcaacctatggcgtccgctttTGATgataccaattagtttttggtgtaggcgagaATTGAACCCCATATCTCTTATACAgtcattagagactttaccagtaaAATGATAAACACGttgatatataacatttctcccACGTGGATATCACAACAAATTTATGTGCCTAAGGccttgtttgaatttttttttttcatcactcatcactcaatttccgtcactcatcacttaaaatatcttacctgtttggcaccatcactcactaTTTTTCACACTGTTTGTGGGCCCCATACCTGTTACTCGGTgcaatttttttccccccagTACCACTCACCGaacccaatgaaaaaaaaaaaaaaaaaaaaaaaaaaacaagaaacccaaactcaccgaacccagtgaaagaagaagaagaagaagaagaagaaaaaaaacctagaaacccgaacccagtgaaagaagaagaaaaaaagaagaagaaagaactgAAGACCGAAAATATTCTGTgatgaagaaccaaaaaaaaaaaaaaaaaggaagaacgaATTGACAAGATTCTGgtgaaaaggaagagaaaaaagaaaagaagatagaaCGAACTGACCGAACctaggagaagaaagaaaagtggagaagaagggaaaaaaaaaggtcaaaaggTGCGGCTGACCTGACTAGTAGGTCCCTCCatgtatatttaattataaaaataccattaaaaacagagttatggaaactgaaaacagttaaaatgtgttttcagttttcataactcatcacttaaaaatcagaaaattaaGTGATGAAAACAGAATTATTGAAATCCAAACAAACTTTTGAGTCATGAGTCCTactatttttgagttatgagtaaTAGACacagagttatgagttatgaaagtTTTTGAGTTATAGGTTCCAGATTTCTTATACAATTATCAGAGACCTTACCAATAAAATGATAAACACGttgatatataacatttctcccACGTGGATATCACATCAGATTTACGTGCCTAAGTGTTTCAATCTTTATCCACAATATGAGGAATATCATTAGTCACTGGTCACAATGCACGCCACATGTCCCCCGCCCAGGGTAGTTGACTGTTGACATCTCTATTTGTACACATAAAGTCATTGTTAGGACCAAAGACAACAAAAGGGCCAGGCTTGAAGTAAGCCTATAGAGATACCAAATTACCTTCATTATCTAATTGGAATATCACAAACTATAAATTAATCACCATATTTTAGTTGTTTACCTAATATAAGCACAATTCTTAACTTCAGAAGAGTACGTAACCTGTAGATTGCTTGAGTGGGTTGCACCATGAATATTAGAATTGCttgaactttttttgtttttagaaaaagaaaagaagatattcccatttagtttttttttttgggatagaaagtaatttattttgttaaatatttttttaagatagtttCAATTTATAACATCTTCTCTTGATGATAGTTAtttattatcagatcaaaacattaattagtttttggtgtagacggaAATTTTGGTGTAGGGAAGATTGAATCCcatatttcttattaaaaaattaaaattttaccaattaagttaattgaaaccctaaaatattctCATTTAGTTAAAATAGATGTGAGCTACTGACGTGTCTATCtgcataaattaaaaagaaaatcctcCTCGTTACACTCCTCGAACAGTGAGAAATAGAATTataatgattttaatttttttacccaaaaaaaatgaagcaaaagaaaaaggtgaGAGAGAATTTAATGAAGTTTATTGTTTAGATAAAAAAGGTGGTCGCATGTATGACTCGAAGCCTCATCATCTATTCTCACCCACCAACAACATCATCATTGATTCATTACTATAAACACTTATGAGTAACGTTGCCACTTGGCACTTGCCAGttgccacaaaaaaaaaaaaaaaaaatccttaagaagTCTAAAGAGCTATCTATGTCTTTAGAGTTACCGCCGTATATCACATGGGCGGAATATGGACGCAAATGCATTCATCACATGATTCACATTCTTGGGCTTAAAAGGTAAACATGTTCTTTGATaacatctcttttattttgggGACAGCTCTTTGTTAACATCTAAAAACCTACCCATGCATTTTCACATTTGAGAAAGACTAGATACGACTAATGTGCCACACTTTTTATAATAAACAATAGAGTGTAAGCggtaaataaaaagtaatgactctttgtaaaagtttttttttttttttttttcatcatataGTGGTTACAACCTACTACTTTATTAATgcatttttatatttgaaaaaagtCTAGATGCAACTTGTGTACCACACCTTTTGTCATAAATAATCAACTGcgagtaataaataaaaaataatgaatctTTCTAAAAGTAGTTATTTATCATTCATAGGCCATAGCCGAGTATTTTGTTAAGTCGTAACAAATTAATGTCATGAACTAATATTCTTAACCAATAAATTTACAAGACTTTCTAATAATAGGTCAAGGAGGAAAtctcaaaccaaaattttctcataaaacatgTAGTACAATTAGTTAAGCATATAATGTAAAAGATGAAATATACATCTATGAGTCTAGGAGTTGTGGTAACCTCCACAAGGGGGGAGGGTAGGGGGGGCTATGGCCGCTCTTGACTTTTCAAAAATCTTCCCTCCCTTTTGTTTTGgacataaatttaaataaaaggcCCCTTAGATTTTTGCTAAAAACATgtaatgtatttatatatttgacTAATGCATTTTTTGTTCCCTCTAATTACTCTTATGTCATACACAACTCATTAAATTAAAGTGTACTTAATGTATACCATATgtaatttaattatgttttgCTAGATTTCATTGGATATTGATAAGATCTCGCTAGATTTGGATTAGATCTTGACGGATTTCTCAatggatttgagagagagagagagagagagagacctttgTTCAATTCGGTTTTGAAACCCAAAACTGCCACTCGACCCGCACCACTAAGGTTTTGCTATCGAAGACCCATCACCAACCGCGGGTTTCTCTGTTCGAGTTAGTCTCGGTTCGAGAAGCGCTAGGTCAGTTGGTTCTACCGAGTTTTGAGTTGTCGTTGACAATCCTAATATATATGTTGCAAAAATGTAAAGACTTATTATTATGTAAGAAAATTTCATACgttaaatcaaaattacaaatggtTTTCAAGTATTagcaataaataatatattttatatatatatatatatatgtgtgttattctttggatttaatatatatatatatatatatatattttttttttatatatatatgtatatttagcTTGActcttctaaaaatattttatgactCTGTTACTGACCTACTA
This region includes:
- the LOC126710435 gene encoding uncharacterized protein At2g23090-like, with translation MGGGNGQKSKMARERNSEKQKGNKGSQLESNKKAMSIQCKVCMQTFICTTSEVKCREHAEAKHPKSDVYACFPHLKK